TGTACCTCTCGGTCGTCCTTTAGCCAATACCCAAATATATTTACTCGATAACTATTGCCAACCTGTCCCCTTGGGTGTAACAGGAGAAATCTATATAGGTGGAGATAATGTAGCTAGAGGATATATAAATCAACCAGAACTAACTAACGAGCGATTTATTCGTAATCCATTCAGTAGTGAACCTGAAGCAAGACTTTATAAAACTGGGGATTTAGGATGCTATAAACCTGATGGTAACTTAGAATTTTTGGGTCGAATGGATGACCAAGTAAAATTACATGGTTATCGCATTGAACTAGGGGAAATTGAAGCTGTACTTTGTCAACATTCACAAGTAAGAGAATTAGTTGTAGTTGCAAAAGAAGCTCATCCAGGGAAAAAGCAGCTTGTAGCTTATATAGTTGGGCAAGAAGATTTAAAACCTGCCCAATTGCGCGATTTTATCAAGCAAAAACTGCCTGAATATATGGTGCCTTCACAATTTGTGTTCTTGAAGGCTTTACCACTAACAGCTAATGGTAAAATCGATAAAAAAGCTTTACCAGCAACAAATGCAGTTAAACCAGAATTCCTTGCTGCTTTTGTTGCACCGCATACTCCAGTAGAAATTGCATTAGCTAAAATTTGGGCAGAGCTTCTCAATTTAGAGCAAGTTAGTATTCACGATAACTTCTTTGAATTGGGTGGAGATTCGATTATTAGTATTCAGGCGATCGCTAAAGCAAATCAAGTAGGTTTACGTCTCACTCCTAAGCAAATTTTTGAACACCAAACTATTGCTAAACTTGCATTAGTTGCCGATACTAGTTTAACAACAGAATCAGAACAAGGATTGGTAGTTGGTACTGTACCACTGACACCAATTCAACATAGCTTTTTTGGTCAAAATTTACCAGAGGCGCATCATTTTAATCAATCGTTGTTGCTAGAATTACAGCAAGATATCGAACCTAACATTTTACAGCAAGCAATACAGTGTTTACTAGCACACCATGACGCACTTCGCTTACGTTTTCGCCCCACAGCTAATGGTTGGGAATCGTTTAATGCTGGTGTTGAAGCTGAAGTACCATTTACTAAATTCGATTTTTCCGAACTACCTCTACAACAAAAAGTGGTTATTGAAGCCAAAGCCACAGAACTACAGGCAAGCTTGGATTTATCAAATGGTTCCATTGTGAGGGTGGCACTATTTGATTTAGGTTCCCAGCAAAATAATCGCTTACTGTTTATCATTCATCATTTAGCTATTGATGGCGTTTCTTGGCGAATTTTATTGTCAGATTTGCAAACAGCTATAGAAAAACTTCAGCAAAATCAAGCAATTCAATTGCCAGCCAAAACTACTTCTTTTAAACAATGGAGTGAACGTCTGCAAGAATATGCAAATACAAAGACGCTACACTCACAATTAGATTTCTGGTGTTCTGAGTTGAGAAAACGAGTTTCTCCGTTACCAGTGGACTATGTAGGCGGATTAAATACTGTATCTACAAGTCAAACTTTTTCTGTATTCCTCAATGAAACTGAGACACAAGCACTACTGCAAGAAGTTCCAGCCAAGTACCATACACAAATAAATGATGTTTTGTTAACAGCACTAGCAAGAACCTTTGCAGCATGGACAGGAGAACAAACGCTGTTAGTTAACTTAGAGGGACATGGACGAGAAGACATTTTTGCTGATATTGATTTATCTCGTACAGTTGGTTGGTTTACTACCGTCTTTCCAGTTCTGTTGAATTTAGAAAATAGTGCGATTGGAGATGCTTTAAAAGCAATTAAAGAACAGCTACGTAGTATACCCAATCGAGGTTTTGATTATGGTGTATTGCGTTATCTGTGCAGCGATACTGCTGAAAGTTTAGCTGCTATACCTCAAGCAGAAGTTTGTTTTAACTATTTAGGACAATTTGACCAAATTTTACAAGAATCTTCTTTATTTAAATTAGCATCAGAATCGAGTCGTACAGAACGTAGTCCTTTAGGAAACCGTCGTCATCTCATAGATATTAGCGGGTTTGTGAGTGGAAGCCGCCTGCAACTGGATTGGACTTATAGCACCAAAATACATAAAGACACTACTGTGTCAAATCTAGCGGATAAATTTGTCCAAGCACTGCGGGAAATTATTAGTCATTGTCAATCAGTTGATGCAGGAGGTTATACCCCTTCTGATTTCTCCAAAGCAAAAGTAAGCCAAAAAGACCTCGACTTTTTACTGGCAAAAATTAACCGAGGGAGTGGGAAGTAAAACATATGAAAGCTGACAATATCCAAGATATTTATGAACTATCACCTTTACAACAAGGAATTCTCTTTCATAGTTTGTATGCTCCCGAATCGGCTGTTTATTTTGTCCAGTTATGTTACTTCCTGAAAGGCAATTTTAATGTTGTAGCTTTTGAACAAGCTTGGCAAGAAGTAGTCAACCGCCACACTATTTTACGCACAGCTTTTTATTGGGAAAATCTAGAAAAACCTTTACAGGTTGTGCATCGGGAAGTCAAAATATCGCTAATACAGTACGATTGGCGAAATCTAAACCCAAATGAGTCGTCGCAGAAATTGCATAATTTTTTGGAGAGCGATCGCACCTGCAATTTCGACTTAACACAACCATGCCCAATGCGGCTGAATTTAATTCGCTGTAACGATGATTCTTATTACTTGGTTTGGAGTAAACATCATCTTATTTTAGATGGTTGGTCAACAGCTTTAGTTTTAAAAGAAGTAGTAGAAATTTACCAATCGCTTTGCCAAGGTAAAAATTTACCTTTATTATTAGAGAGTTCCTTTGGTGATTATATTGGTTGGTTACAACAACAAGATTTAAACAAAGCAAAGGAATTTTGGCAACAGTCATTACAGGGCTTTACAGCACCCACGCCCTTAATTAATTTAAATAATAAAAACTTATCCAACCAACCAGAGAAATACAATCGGCAAGTAATCAAGCTTTCACAAACAACCACCACAGCACTACAATCTTTAGCAAAACAGAATCAACTCACACTCAACACCCTTGTCCAAGGAGCTTACGCTCTACTTTTAAGCCGCTACAGTAGAGAAACAGATGTAGTTTATGGTGTAACAATCTCCGGTCGTCCAGCAGATTTAGCCAAAGCCGAGTCTATAGTGGGGATGTTTATCAATACTCTACCTGTACGAGTCACAATTGATACTAAAGAATCTTTGTTATCTTGGTTGAGAAAATTACAATCACAACTAGCAGAAATAAGGCAATATGAATATAGCCCACTGGTAGAAGTGCAAGGTTGGAGTGAAGTACCAAGAGGGATGCCTTTATTTGAAAGCATATTAGTATTTGAAAATTACCCAGTAGACAGGATTTTAAAAGAATGGCAAGGGAATTTAGTAGTTCAAAGCATTAGTACTGTCGATCGCACTAACTATCCCTTAACAGTTAGTGTTCTTCCTGGTGAAGAGTTAGAAATTGTTATAGATTATCAGAGCGATCGCTTTGATTTTGCCACCATCCACAGAATGTTAGGACATCTCCAAACATTGTTGCAAGGCATGGTGAGTCATCCTTACAGTGAAATAAAAGATTTATCACTGTTAACAGATACAGAGAAACACCAGCTATTAGTATGGAATAGCAACAAAGTTGATTATCCCCAAAATATTTGCCTTCATCAGCTATTTGAAAACATTGTTAAGCAAACACCTCAGGCGATCGCAGTAGAGTTTGCAGGTAGAAGTCTTACTTATCAACAACTAAATCAGCAAGCTAATAAAGTCGCTCATTATTTACAGAAATTAGGAGTAATACCCGACCAATTAATTGGTATTTGTGTAGAACGCTCATTAGAAATGGCGATCGCACTTTTAGGTATTTTAAAAGCAGGTGGTGCTTATGTACCATTAGACCCAGATCAACCACAGCAACGTTTAGAATTCATGTTGCAGGATGCGGGTTGTAATATCCTACTCACTCAAAAGCGACTGGTTGAAACTATTTCCACCTATGCAGAGAAAGTCATATATTTAGATGCAGATTGGGAATTAATTGCTAACGAAGAAGAATCTAACCCAACCAGCAACGTACAACCAGAAAATTTAGCCTACCTGATTTACACCTCTGGTTCTACGGGTAAATCGAAAGGGGTAATGATTCAACATAACAACCTTGTTAATGCTTACTATGCTTGGGAAAAAGCTTATCAACTAAGTTCTCAAGTTCGCTGTCATTTACAAATGGCTAGCTTTTCCTTTGATGTTTTTTCTGGAGATTTAATTCGGGCTTTGTGTTCTGGTGGAAAGTTAGTGCTGTGTCCAAGGGAAATACTTCTAGAACCCCAACAACTCTATGAATTGATGCGTCAACACAAAATTGACTGCGCGGAATTTGTACCAGTTGTATTAAGAAACCTTGTGCAGTACCTAGAAAAAAGCCAACAAAAACTCGATTTTATGCGGTTGGTTATCTGTGGTTCTGATAGTTGGTATGGAGCCGAGTATAGTAAATTCCGTGATGTTCTTGGTAAAGAAACACGGTTAATTAACTCTTTTGGTGTAACCGAAGCCACAATCGACAGTTCATATTTTGAACACGCCACAGTAGAGTTACCAGCTCAACAGTTAGTACCAATTGGCACACCTTATACTAACAGCCAACTTTATATATTAGATGACTATTTACAACCAGTACCAGTAGGCGTTACTGGAGAACTTTACATTGGTGGTGAAGGTTTAGCCAGAGGGTATCACAACCATCCAGAATTAACCACCGAAAGGTTTATTACTAATATTTTCAGCCAAAAACCACAAGAACGGCTTTATAAAACTGGTGACTTAGTTCGCTATCTTCCAGATGGAAACATCGAGTTTTTAGGACGCATTGACAACCAAGTCAAACTTCGCGGTTTTCGGATTGAACTGGGAGAAATTGAGGCAGTCCTGAGTAAATATCCACCCCTCCGAGAAGCTGTGGTTATAGTTAGAGAAGATAACCCTGGTGACAAACGTTTAGTAGCATATATCGTTCCTACTACTGGGAATTTTGACTCAGCAAATAATAGTGAACTGATACCACAGTTACGAAAATACTTGAAAGCAAGTCTACCACAGTATATGGTGCCTTCTGCTTTTGTACTCTTGGAAAAATTACCACTGACACCAAATGGTAAAATAGACCGCAAAGCCCTGCCTATACCAGATGCCGCTAGACCCGAATTACAAACGGTTTTCATCACACCCCGCACTCCAATTGAGGAAACGCTGGTGCAGATATGGACTGAAACCCTACGACTCAAGAAAGTTGGTATTAATGACAATTTTTTTGAGTTAGGTGGAGATTCGATACTGAGTCTGCAAATTATTGCTAAAGCTAAACAAGCTGGGTTGCAGCTAACCCCCAGACAGATATTTGAATATCAGACAATTGCCGATTTAGCTGCTGTAGCAGGTACAATTACAAAAATTGAAACCGAACAAGGTCTTGTTACGGGTTCTTTACCTCTAACTCCTATTCAAAGTTGGTTTTTTGAACAGGTACTTGTTGATTCCCATCACTGGAATCAAGCGGTATTGCTAGAAGTAGATCGAAGTTGTAACCCAATTTTATTAGAGCAGGTTATCTGCCAATTACTGACTCACCACGATGCACTGCGTTTGCGCTTTATGCAAACTGAATCTGGTTGGGAGTCAATTATTGCAGCTCCCGATCGAATATCACCTTTTTCGATTATTGATTTATCAAGCCTATCCCAAAGCGAGCAGAAGCAGGCTATGGAGGCTAAAGCTACTGCTCTACAAGCCAGCTTAAATTTATCAAAAGGTCCATTAGTTCAAGTTGCTTTATTTGTAATGGGGGCAAAACAACCCAACAGATTATTATTTACCGTTCACCATCTCGCCATTGATGGAGTTTCCTGGCGGATTTTGCTAGAAGACCTACAAACTGCTTACCAACAACTCAGCCGAGAGCAAGAGATACAACTACCAGCGAAAACTACTTCGGTAAAACAGTGGGCTGAAAAACTTCAAGAATACGCTAACTCGGAAACTGTAAAAGCAGAAATAAATTATTGGTTGAGTCAGTCTTACCAAAATATTTCTTCTTTGCCTATTGACGATTTAAATGGAGAAAATACTGTAGCTTCAGCTTGTACCATTTCAGTTAGTCTTACCCAGGAAGAAACCGAAGCTTTATTACATGAAGTACCAGCAGCCTATCAAACTCAAATTAATGATATTTTGCTAACTGCTCTTGTGCAGACATTTTATCAATGGACTGGTCATAGTTCACTTTTGATTAATTTGGAAGGTCACGGACGAGAAGACATTTTAGAAAACGTGGATTTATCCCGTACTGTTGGCTGGTTTACTAGTATCTTTCCGGTGGTGTTAGATATCACAGCCACTTTTAGTAATGGAGAAGCATTAAAGACGGTAAAAGAACAATTGCGTAATATTCCTTGTAAAGGTATTAACTATGGTGTATTGCGTTATCTCAGTGAAAAGTCAATTGCTGATGTGCAAACTTTACCCCAAGCAGAGATAACATTTAACTTCTTAGGTCAGTTTGACCAAGTAATTTCTGAAACCTCTATGTTTCGACCTGCTGCTGAATCTGCTGGAGAAACACAAAGTCCTAGAGGAAGCCGCGACTGTTTGCTGGAGGTAGGTGCATTAATTGTTTGTAGTCAACTGCATATAAATTGGACTTATAGCAAAGCATTACATAAACAAACCACGGTTGAAAAGCTGGCTCAAGTATTTATTGAAGCGTTGCGATCGCTCATTGTTCACTGTCAGTCCCCCGAAGCTGAGGGTTACACTCCTTCTGATTTTCCCCAGATGCAGTTTAGTCAACAAGAACTGGATCGATTAATGGCAGAACTCGGTTAGCCTTAAGGTAATTAATAATGAATAAGAAAAATATTGAAAATATCTATCCACTTTCACCTATCCAGCAGGGTATGCTCTTTCATACCCTTTCCACACCAGAATCAGGGGTTTATTTTGTTCAAAGTTGTTATACGTTTACTAAAACTATTGACATTCCAGCTTTTAAACAAGCTTGGCAACAAATCATAAATCAGCATCCAATTTTACGCACGTCTTTTTACTGGAAGCAGCACAAAGAGCCGTTTCAGGTAGTGCATAGATTTGTGGAGTTACCTTGGCAAGAATATGACTGGCAATCCTTGTCAGTTGTTGAGCAGCAAGAAAGCCTAGAAGTCTTCTTGCAAGCAGACCGCCAGAAAGGGTTTGATATTTCTCAGCCACCCCTGATGCGCTTGATTTTAATTCAGCTAGCCCAAGAGACTTACCATTTTATTTGGAGTAGCCACCATTTGCTTTTAGATGGGTGGTCTACAGCTTTAGTGCTTCAGCAAGTTTTTCAGACTTACGAATCACTTTGTCAAGGGCAAGTTTTACCATTACCACGTTCTCGTCCTTATGCAGATTACATTGCTTGGCTGCAACAGCAGAATTTAGATCGAGCTGAAGCATTTTGGCGTAAGGTTCTGAAGGGTTTTACTGCACCCACTCAGTTGAGAATCGGTAGTTTGTCAAATTCAGCTACAGGATCTGGGGAAGAATCAATCAAGCTATCACCAGTAACAACAGTCGCCCTGCAAACATTAGCGCGACAGCACAAGTTGACCTTAAATACTGTTTTACAGGGAGCTTGGGCTATCCTCCTGAGCCGCTATAGCGGTGAAGAAGATGTTGTTTTTGGAGCAACTTCTGCTGGTCGTCCACCTGCATTAGTCGGTTCGGAATCAATGGTGGGGCTGTTTATTAACACTTTACCAGTGCGGGTACAGGTTTCTGGGAATGAGTTGCTGATTCCTTGGCTGCAAAAACTCCAGGCGCAACAATTAGAGGCGCAACAATATGAATATAGCCCTTTAGTACAAGTACAGGGATGGAGTGAAGTTCGTAGAGATTTGCCCCTGTTTGAGAGTATTTTTGTATTTGAAAACTATCCTGTAGACGCTTCGTTAAAAGAATGGGCTACAGAAATGCAGATCCATAATATTCGGTCTGTAGAATCGACAAACTATCCCATCACGTTTTCAGTTGGGGTAAGTACAGAGTTATCGTTAAAGATTTTATATGATTGCAGCAGGTTTGATGTAGCCACCATCAGAGCGATATTAGTCCATCTAAAAACTTTACTGGAGGGTATAGTTGTAAATCCTAGTCGATCGCTCTTTTCACTACCTTTGTTAACAAAAACTGAGCAAAATCAACTTTTAGAATGGAATACCATCACAACTGAGTACCCGCAGGATAAGTGCATTCATCAATTATTTGAGGAACAGGTAGAAAAAACACCAGATGCTGTAGCTGTAGTTTTTGAAGAGCAACATCTCACCTATCGAGAACTAAATCAGCGAGCCAATCAACTAGCACATTACTTGCAAAAATTGGGTATTGAGTCAGAGGCATTAGTGGGAATTTGTGTCGAGCGTTCTTTAGAAATGGTAATTGGCATTTTAGGGATTCTTAAAGCTGGTGGTGCTTATATCCCTCTCGACCCAAGCTACCCCCAACAGCGTTTAGCTTTCATGCTAGAAAACTCCCAAATTCAGGTTTTATTATCCCAGCAGAACTTAGTCGCACAACTAGGGGATTATGCAGCCAAAGTCATCTGTTTAGATACCGATTGGGAAAAAATTGCTCAAGCAAGCCAAGAAAACCCATTAACTGATGTCAGCAGCCATAACTTAGCTTATGTAATTTACACCTCTGGTTCCACTGGTATACCCAAAGGTGTGTTAATTCAGCATTCCAATGTAGTAAGACTGTTAGCAGCTACTCAAGCTTGGTTTGAATTTAATAGTAATGATGTGTGGACTTTATTCCATTCCTACGCATTTGATTTCTCAGTTTGGGAAATTTGGGGTGCGCTGCTTTATGGCGGACGGTTAGTGGTTGTGCCTTATTGGGTCAGTCGCTCTCCAGAAGAGTTTTATAAATTACTCTCCACTCAAGGGATAACGGTTCTCAACCAAACGCCTTCCGCCTTTTACCAACTGATTCAAGCCGATGCTGTTTTGCAGCAGCACTCATTGAATCTACGGTTTGTTATTTTTGGTGGCGAAGCCTTAGTACTGCAAAGCCTAAAACCCTGGTTTGAGCGACATGGCGATCGCTCACCGCAGCTCGTTAATATGTACGGCATTACCGAAACCACCGTTCACGTCACTTATCGTCGGTTAACCCAAGAAGATGTGATGCAGTCTTTAGGTAGCGTAATTGGTCGTCCGATCCCAGATTTACAGGTGTACCTACTCGACCAAAACCAGCAACTTTTACCTATTGGCGTAGCCGGTGAAATGTATGTTGGTGGTGCTGGAATAGCGCGGGGTTATCTGAACCAACCAGAACTAACTACACAAAGATTTATCTCCAACCCCTTTAGCCGCAAACCAGATGCACGTCTTTACAAAACAGGTGATTTAGCTCGTTATTTACCAAGTGGGGAACTAGAGTACATTGGTCGGATTGATAACCAAGTTAAAATTCGGGGCTTCCGCATTGAACTAGGAGAAATTGAAGCTGCTATCAACCAACACCCATCTGTATCTACGAGTGTGGTTGTCATGCGCCAAGATGAATCCGCAAATCAAATAGTAGCTTATATAACTCTATATCCAGAGCAAATAGTAACAATTGCTCAACTGCGCCGCTTCTTAGAGTCAAAGCTGCCAAACTATATGGTGCCAACAGCTATTGTAGTGTTAGAAGCGTTACCTTTGACACCCAATGGTAAAATAGACAGACGAGCATTGCCAGCACCTAACCTAACACAGCTAATATCTGAATCTAATTTTGTAGCTCCTGCCACACCAGTAGAAGAAATGCTCGCTGGAGTTTGGGCGAAGGTACTGGGTTTAGAAAAGGTAGGTGTAAACGATAACTTCTTTGATTTGGGCGGACATTCCCTTCTAGCAACTCGTGTTATATCCCAGATCCGGCAAGTATTTGAGGTAGAGATACCAATACGTCGCTTGTTTGAATTGCCAACACTAAGCGAGTTAGCTAAAGAAATTCAAACAGCAATTAACGCCGACAAAAGATTAGAGTTACCACCGATCGAGCGCATTGAGCGATCGCCAGAATTACCCTTATCCTTTGCCCAACAGCGATTATGGTTTCTTAGCCAGTTAGAGCCGGATAGCCCTTTTTACAATATTCCTGCTGCTGTGCGCCTAGAAGGACAGTTAAATCTCGCAGCACTAGAACAGAGTTTTAATGAAATTCTCCGCCGTCACGAAGTTTTGCGAACCAATTTTCGGACAGTCGAAGGGCAAGCCATAGCAGTCGTTTCACCGACAACACCAGGGTTATTATCAGTAATTGACCTGAGCGAATTACCGCCAGATCGACGAGAAACCAAGGTCAGACAACTAGCCCTAGCAGAGGCGCAGCAGCCGTTTAACCTAGAGGCTGACACTCTGCTACGAGTGAAATTACTCCGCTTGAGCGAACAGGAATACGTCACACTATTGACCATGCATCACATTGTCTCTGATGGTTGGTCAATAGATGTGCTAGTGCGTGAGGCAGCAATACTTTATCAAGCTTTTTGTGAGGGGCAACCTTCGCCTTTACCCGAACTCGAAATTCAGTATGCAGACTTCACAGCTTGGCAGAAACAATGGCTTGAGGGAGAAGTACTAGAATCCCAGCTTGCTTACTGGCTAAAACAGCTAGATGGTGCGCCAGCCGTACTAGAGTTAGCAACTGACTATCCGCGACCGACTATTCAATCCTCCCGTGGTGCAAAATATTCTTTCTGTTTGTCTCCTGAGCAATCTCTGGCGTTAAAATCTTTGAGCCAGCAACAGGGAAGCACTTTGTTCATGACCTTACTGACAGCTTTTAAGACACTGCTACACCGCTACACCGGAAGCAATGATATTGTCATAGGTTCTCCCATCGCTAATCGTAACCACAGCCAGATAGAAGGTTTAATTGGTTTCTTTGCCAATACCCTGGTGTTGCGGACTAATCTTGAAGGCAATCCCAGTTTTCAAGAGTTGCTGCATCGGGTTAAAGAAGTAGCTTTAGGAGCTTATACCCACCAAGATACGCCTTTTGAACTGCTAGTGGAAAAAATACAGCCACAGCGAGACTTAAGCCATACACCCCTATTCCAGGTGATGTTTGTGCTTCAAAATGCACAAAACTCAGAGGTAGAGTTACCTGGTTTGACTTTAAGTACTCTCGAAAGTGACAGCGGTACTGCGAAGTTCGATTTGACACTAAACATGAGAGAGACAGAGGAGGGACTAGTAGGAACTATAGAGTACAGTATCGATTTATTTGAGCCGCAAACTATACAAAGGATGGCAGGGCATTTACAGATGTTACTAGGTGGTATCATTGCTAATCCAGAACAACAGCTTTCTGAATTACCCCTGTTAACAGCAGATGAGCAACACCAATTATTAGTAGGCTGGAATCAAACTCAGGTTGAATATCCCCAAGACAAGTGCATCCATCAACTATTTGAAGCACAGGTAGAACGCACGCCAGATGCAGTTGCAGTAGTATTTGAAAATGAGCAACTTACCTATCACCAACTAAATCAGCGAGCTAACCAAGTAGCACATTACTTGCAAAAACTGGGAGTTGGGACAGAGGTACTGGTGGGGATTTGTGTAGAGCGTTCCATAGAAACGATCGTCGGGCTATTGGGAATTCTCAAGGCAGGCGGGGCATATCTACCACTAGATCCAAATTACCCTCAAGAGCGTTTAGCTTTCATGCTCCAAGATGCTCAAGTAAAAATACTACTGACTCAAGCACATCTATTAGAGACATTACCTCCTCATCAAGCCAAAACAATTTGTATTGATAGAGACTGGCAAATTATCAAGAATGAAAGCAGAGAAAATATTAATACTCTAGTTTCATCAATTAATAATGCCTACATTCTTTATACATCTGGCTCAACTGGTCAACCAAAAGCAGTGGTCATCGATCGTCAAAACGTTATTGGCTTAATATATTGGGCGAAAGAAATATTTAGCTACCAAGACCTATCTGGTGTTTTAGCATCAACCTCTATCTGTTTTGATTTATCAGTATTTGAAATATTTGTGCCTCTAAGTTGGGGTGGGAAAGTAATTGTTACAGAAAATCTGTTGCATTTGCACTCTTCAGTTGCTGCTCAAGAAGTAACTTTAATTAATACTGTTCCATCCGCGATCGCTGAATTACTTAGAATTGATGGTATACTCGCTTGTGTACGTACCATTAATTTAGCAGGTGAAGCTTTGCCTCAAAAAGTGGTGCAACAGTTGTATCAAAAAACTTCTGTACAAAACGTCTTTAATCTTTATGGTCCTACGGAAGATACGACCTATTCTACATTTTCTCTTGTTAACGCAGAAGATGATTTAATTACTATTGGTCGCCCAATTGCTAACACCCAAATTTATATATTGGATAGTCAGTTAAAACTATCACCAATTGGTATACCTGGTGAAGTATACATTTTTAGTACTGGTCTTGCACGAGGCTATCTTAACCGCCCAACGCTAACAGCAGAAAAATTCATTCCCAACCCATTTAGTCATAAACCAGGTGCGCGTCTGTACAAAACTGGCGACTTAGCCCGTTACCTACCTAACGGTAATATAGAGTTCCTTGGACGTATTGACCACCAAGTTAAAATTCGCGGATTCCGAATTGAACTAGGAGAAATTGAAGCGGTACTTAGCCAACATCCAGCAGTACAAGCATCTGTGGTTATTGCTGAAGAACAGCGAATAGTTGCTTATTGGGTGGCGAAACAACAACCTGCACCTGCAATTAGTGAATTGCGCCACTTTCTCGGTCAGAATTTGCCCCAGTATATGATTCCGGCTACATTTGTGCAGTTACCAGCTTTACCACTGACACCAAATGGCAAAGTAGATAGAAAAGCATTGCCAGCACCAGATGACGTTAGACCAGAATTAGATAAACAGTTTATAGCTCCGCGTACCCCGATAGAAGCTAAACTAGCTCAAATCTGGGCAGAAGTTCTGCGTGTAGAACAAGTGGGGATTGAAGACAACTTCTTTGAACTAGGTGGAGATTCAATTTTAACTATTCAGATAGTTGCTAAAGCTAACCAAGCAGGTTTAAGGCTGACTGCAAAACAGTTATTTCAGTACCAAAATATTGCTGAATTAGCTACCGTCTGTCTGACTACTGACGAGACTACTCAAGCCGAGCAAGGGATTGTTACAGGTTTAGTACCTCTGACACCCATCCAGCAATGGTTTTTCCGTCGAAATTTACCAGAGTTACACCATTACAACCAAGCTGTTTTATTAGAAATTCAACCAGCGATCGCTCCAGATGTGTTAAGGCAGAGTATACAGCATTTATACATCCACCACGATGCTCTGCGGCTACGGTTTGAGCAACCTAATTCTGGCTGGGAGCAGGTAATAGCACCACCTGAAAAAGAAGTAACGTTGGCACGATTCGATTTTTCTACACTATCAGCAGCAGAACAACAGCCAGCTATCGAAG
This window of the Chroococcidiopsis thermalis PCC 7203 genome carries:
- a CDS encoding non-ribosomal peptide synthetase; amino-acid sequence: MNKKNIENIYPLSPIQQGMLFHTLSTPESGVYFVQSCYTFTKTIDIPAFKQAWQQIINQHPILRTSFYWKQHKEPFQVVHRFVELPWQEYDWQSLSVVEQQESLEVFLQADRQKGFDISQPPLMRLILIQLAQETYHFIWSSHHLLLDGWSTALVLQQVFQTYESLCQGQVLPLPRSRPYADYIAWLQQQNLDRAEAFWRKVLKGFTAPTQLRIGSLSNSATGSGEESIKLSPVTTVALQTLARQHKLTLNTVLQGAWAILLSRYSGEEDVVFGATSAGRPPALVGSESMVGLFINTLPVRVQVSGNELLIPWLQKLQAQQLEAQQYEYSPLVQVQGWSEVRRDLPLFESIFVFENYPVDASLKEWATEMQIHNIRSVESTNYPITFSVGVSTELSLKILYDCSRFDVATIRAILVHLKTLLEGIVVNPSRSLFSLPLLTKTEQNQLLEWNTITTEYPQDKCIHQLFEEQVEKTPDAVAVVFEEQHLTYRELNQRANQLAHYLQKLGIESEALVGICVERSLEMVIGILGILKAGGAYIPLDPSYPQQRLAFMLENSQIQVLLSQQNLVAQLGDYAAKVICLDTDWEKIAQASQENPLTDVSSHNLAYVIYTSGSTGIPKGVLIQHSNVVRLLAATQAWFEFNSNDVWTLFHSYAFDFSVWEIWGALLYGGRLVVVPYWVSRSPEEFYKLLSTQGITVLNQTPSAFYQLIQADAVLQQHSLNLRFVIFGGEALVLQSLKPWFERHGDRSPQLVNMYGITETTVHVTYRRLTQEDVMQSLGSVIGRPIPDLQVYLLDQNQQLLPIGVAGEMYVGGAGIARGYLNQPELTTQRFISNPFSRKPDARLYKTGDLARYLPSGELEYIGRIDNQVKIRGFRIELGEIEAAINQHPSVSTSVVVMRQDESANQIVAYITLYPEQIVTIAQLRRFLESKLPNYMVPTAIVVLEALPLTPNGKIDRRALPAPNLTQLISESNFVAPATPVEEMLAGVWAKVLGLEKVGVNDNFFDLGGHSLLATRVISQIRQVFEVEIPIRRLFELPTLSELAKEIQTAINADKRLELPPIERIERSPELPLSFAQQRLWFLSQLEPDSPFYNIPAAVRLEGQLNLAALEQSFNEILRRHEVLRTNFRTVEGQAIAVVSPTTPGLLSVIDLSELPPDRRETKVRQLALAEAQQPFNLEADTLLRVKLLRLSEQEYVTLLTMHHIVSDGWSIDVLVREAAILYQAFCEGQPSPLPELEIQYADFTAWQKQWLEGEVLESQLAYWLKQLDGAPAVLELATDYPRPTIQSSRGAKYSFCLSPEQSLALKSLSQQQGSTLFMTLLTAFKTLLHRYTGSNDIVIGSPIANRNHSQIEGLIGFFANTLVLRTNLEGNPSFQELLHRVKEVALGAYTHQDTPFELLVEKIQPQRDLSHTPLFQVMFVLQNAQNSEVELPGLTLSTLESDSGTAKFDLTLNMRETEEGLVGTIEYSIDLFEPQTIQRMAGHLQMLLGGIIANPEQQLSELPLLTADEQHQLLVGWNQTQVEYPQDKCIHQLFEAQVERTPDAVAVVFENEQLTYHQLNQRANQVAHYLQKLGVGTEVLVGICVERSIETIVGLLGILKAGGAYLPLDPNYPQERLAFMLQDAQVKILLTQAHLLETLPPHQAKTICIDRDWQIIKNESRENINTLVSSINNAYILYTSGSTGQPKAVVIDRQNVIGLIYWAKEIFSYQDLSGVLASTSICFDLSVFEIFVPLSWGGKVIVTENLLHLHSSVAAQEVTLINTVPSAIAELLRIDGILACVRTINLAGEALPQKVVQQLYQKTSVQNVFNLYGPTEDTTYSTFSLVNAEDDLITIGRPIANTQIYILDSQLKLSPIGIPGEVYIFSTGLARGYLNRPTLTAEKFIPNPFSHKPGARLYKTGDLARYLPNGNIEFLGRIDHQVKIRGFRIELGEIEAVLSQHPAVQASVVIAEEQRIVAYWVAKQQPAPAISELRHFLGQNLPQYMIPATFVQLPALPLTPNGKVDRKALPAPDDVRPELDKQFIAPRTPIEAKLAQIWAEVLRVEQVGIEDNFFELGGDSILTIQIVAKANQAGLRLTAKQLFQYQNIAELATVCLTTDETTQAEQGIVTGLVPLTPIQQWFFRRNLPELHHYNQAVLLEIQPAIAPDVLRQSIQHLYIHHDALRLRFEQPNSGWEQVIAPPEKEVTLARFDFSTLSAAEQQPAIEAAATKLQASFDLSSGVLIQVALFDLGSHQPSRLLIIIHHLAVDGVSWRILLEDLQTVYEQLSQGKTVKLPAKTTSFKQWSYDLQEYAKSEALAQEQHYWLALSQKEIFALPVDDLNGENTEASKDIVSIELNAEETQALLKEVPQAYNTQINDVLLTALGQTFASWTGNQSLLVELEGHGREEIFDNVDLSRTVGWFTSIFPVHINLEAALDPGTALKIVKEELRSIPNRGIGYGVLRYLSRDRQITESLNSTSKAEVLFNYLGQFDQTFSQSSSFKFARESSGLALSQHGQRSHLLEINALITNSKLRVNWAYSKNIHRQTTVKFIAEKFKEVLCELIAHCLSPEAGGYTPSDFPDVMLDENQLEKVLAQMGLD